A section of the Thioalbus denitrificans genome encodes:
- the pta gene encoding phosphate acetyltransferase, protein MHSLYIAGAEPGSGKSIVVLGMMENLTATVERVGFFRPIIPRDGVHDPLLHLVSGRYELPAGAEALYGCTEDVARHYLTHGDYDGLLKLILHKYKALEECCDLVVCAGTDYSRVTSALELDFNADLANNFGCLLMPVIKGFERNGEEIADAVQVLEETLEDRGCELLATVVNRVDPGRIETVCGHLKQTLKSGIPCFLLPEHPSLEKPTVGEIARTLDARVLTGDADALNHEVLAYKVAAMEVPDFLDYVEEGSLIITPGDRSDIILGSITADVSSNYPKIAGLLLSGGQVPAPQVQRLLGGLNHNAIALLSVTTDTFTTALNVSAVEGTILPGDNRKIAAALGIFEKNVDLGVLQQRISADHTRRITPLVFEYELIQRARSRRMHIVLPEGTDERVLRAAEILQLRGVCELTLLGDPGKIGQRVATLGLKLEGVNIVDPQTSDRRPAYAQAYYELRRHKGISKELAFDTLADVSYFGTLMVAHGDADGMVSGAAHTTQHTIRPAFEVIRTVPGTSLVSSVFFMCLEDRVLVYGDCAVNPNPNAEQLADIAVSSANTAAMFGIEPRVAMLSYSTGESGKGADVEKVREAVAIAHSRRPDLMLEGPIQYDAAVDAGVARSKLPDSRVAGHATVFVFPDLNTGNNTYKAVQRSAGAVAIGPVLQGLNKPVNDLSRGCTVTDIVNTVAITCIQAQASGGER, encoded by the coding sequence CTGCACAGCCTGTATATCGCCGGGGCGGAGCCCGGCAGTGGCAAGTCCATCGTGGTCCTGGGGATGATGGAGAACCTCACCGCCACGGTGGAACGGGTCGGATTCTTCCGCCCCATCATCCCCCGCGACGGCGTGCACGATCCCCTCCTCCACCTGGTCAGCGGCCGCTACGAGCTGCCCGCGGGCGCGGAGGCGCTCTATGGCTGCACCGAGGATGTCGCCCGCCACTACCTGACCCACGGCGACTACGACGGCCTGCTGAAGCTCATCCTGCACAAGTACAAGGCGCTGGAGGAGTGCTGCGACCTGGTGGTCTGCGCCGGCACCGACTACTCCCGCGTCACCTCGGCCCTGGAGCTGGATTTCAACGCCGACCTGGCCAACAACTTCGGCTGCCTGCTGATGCCGGTCATCAAGGGCTTCGAGCGCAACGGCGAGGAGATAGCCGATGCCGTGCAGGTGCTGGAGGAGACCCTGGAGGACCGCGGCTGCGAACTGCTCGCCACCGTGGTCAACCGCGTGGACCCCGGCCGCATCGAAACGGTCTGCGGGCACCTGAAGCAGACCCTGAAGAGCGGAATTCCCTGCTTCCTGCTGCCCGAGCACCCCTCGCTGGAGAAGCCCACCGTGGGCGAAATCGCCCGCACCCTCGACGCCCGGGTGCTCACCGGCGACGCCGACGCCCTGAACCACGAGGTGCTCGCCTACAAGGTGGCGGCGATGGAAGTGCCCGACTTCCTCGACTACGTGGAGGAGGGCAGCCTCATCATCACCCCCGGCGACCGCTCCGACATCATCCTCGGCTCCATCACCGCCGACGTCTCCAGCAACTACCCGAAGATCGCCGGGCTGCTGCTGAGCGGCGGGCAGGTGCCGGCCCCCCAGGTGCAGCGGCTGCTGGGGGGGCTCAACCACAACGCCATCGCCCTGCTCAGCGTCACCACCGACACCTTCACCACGGCGCTCAACGTCTCCGCCGTGGAGGGCACCATCCTCCCCGGCGACAACCGCAAGATCGCCGCCGCGCTCGGCATCTTCGAGAAGAACGTGGATCTCGGCGTGCTGCAGCAGCGCATCTCCGCCGACCACACCCGGCGCATCACGCCGCTGGTGTTCGAGTACGAGCTTATCCAGCGCGCCCGCTCGAGACGCATGCACATCGTCCTGCCCGAGGGCACCGACGAGCGCGTCCTGCGGGCGGCGGAGATCCTGCAGCTGCGCGGGGTCTGCGAGCTCACCCTGCTGGGCGACCCGGGGAAGATCGGCCAGCGCGTCGCCACCCTCGGCCTGAAGCTCGAGGGGGTGAACATCGTCGATCCCCAGACCTCCGACCGCCGCCCCGCCTACGCCCAGGCCTACTACGAGCTGCGCCGGCACAAGGGCATCTCCAAGGAGCTGGCCTTCGACACCCTGGCCGACGTGAGCTACTTCGGCACCCTGATGGTGGCCCACGGCGACGCCGACGGCATGGTCTCCGGCGCGGCCCATACCACCCAGCACACCATCCGCCCGGCCTTCGAGGTGATCCGCACCGTGCCCGGCACCTCGCTGGTCTCCAGCGTCTTCTTCATGTGCCTGGAGGACCGGGTGCTGGTCTACGGCGACTGCGCGGTGAATCCCAACCCCAACGCCGAGCAGCTCGCCGACATCGCCGTCAGCTCCGCCAACACCGCGGCCATGTTCGGCATCGAGCCGCGGGTGGCGATGCTCTCCTACTCCACCGGCGAGTCGGGCAAGGGCGCCGACGTGGAGAAGGTGCGCGAGGCGGTCGCCATCGCCCACAGCCGCCGCCCCGACCTGATGCTGGAGGGGCCCATCCAGTACGACGCCGCCGTCGACGCCGGCGTGGCCCGCTCCAAGCTGCCCGACAGCCGGGTGGCCGGCCACGCCACGGTGTTCGTCTTCCCCGATCTGAACACCGGCAACAACACCTACAAGGCGGTGCAGCGCTCCGCCGGGGCGGTGGCCATCGGGCCGGTCCTGCAGGGGCTGAACAAGCCGGTGAACGATCTCAGCCGCGGCTGCACCGTGACCGACATCGTCAACACCGTGGCCATCACCTGCATCCAGGCCCAGGCCAGCGGAGGCGAACGATGA
- a CDS encoding acetate/propionate family kinase produces MRILVLNSGSSSIKYRLFRMEDEAQLAEGHVDRIGEPEGLLVHRAEGAEPVRETRPVRDHGEGLRDILAALVANGALADTADLGAIGHRVVHGGEEFTTAVRVDEAVMRTISELVPLAPLHNPPNLHGIEEARRAFPATPQVAVFDTAFHQSIPPHAYHYALPRSAYTDHHVRRYGFHGTSHRYVARRAAQHLGRPLEALNLITLHLGNGASATAIAAGRSVDTSMGMTPLEGLVMGTRSGDVDPAVNFYLQRATGMSPAEMENVLIRESGLKGLCGANDMREVHRLAAAGYADARLALEVFCYRIRKYLGAYYAVLGRVDAVVFTGGIGENDHTVRSCSCGGLERLGIRLDPERNAAPCRDVLEVSAANSEVKVFAIRTNEELEIARQTLVCLGQS; encoded by the coding sequence ATGAGAATCCTGGTCCTCAACTCCGGCTCCTCCTCCATCAAGTACCGGCTGTTCCGGATGGAGGACGAGGCCCAGCTGGCCGAGGGCCACGTGGACCGCATCGGCGAGCCCGAGGGGCTGCTGGTGCACCGCGCCGAGGGCGCCGAGCCGGTGCGCGAGACCCGCCCGGTGCGCGACCATGGCGAGGGGCTGCGGGACATCCTCGCCGCCCTGGTGGCCAACGGGGCGCTGGCCGACACCGCCGACCTGGGCGCCATCGGCCACCGCGTGGTCCACGGCGGCGAGGAGTTCACCACGGCGGTGCGGGTGGACGAGGCCGTGATGCGCACCATTAGCGAGCTGGTGCCCCTGGCGCCGCTGCACAATCCGCCCAACCTGCACGGCATCGAGGAGGCGCGCCGCGCCTTCCCCGCCACGCCCCAGGTGGCCGTGTTCGACACCGCCTTCCACCAGAGCATCCCGCCCCACGCCTACCACTACGCCCTGCCCCGCAGCGCCTACACCGATCACCACGTGCGCCGCTACGGCTTCCACGGCACCTCCCACCGCTACGTGGCCCGGCGCGCCGCGCAGCACCTGGGCCGCCCGCTGGAGGCGCTGAACCTGATCACCCTGCACCTGGGCAACGGCGCCAGCGCCACGGCCATCGCCGCGGGGCGCAGCGTGGACACCTCCATGGGCATGACCCCGCTGGAGGGGCTGGTGATGGGCACCCGCAGCGGCGACGTGGACCCGGCGGTGAACTTCTACCTGCAGCGCGCCACCGGCATGAGCCCGGCGGAGATGGAGAACGTGCTCATCCGCGAGAGCGGCCTGAAGGGGCTGTGCGGGGCGAACGACATGCGCGAGGTGCACCGCCTCGCCGCGGCCGGCTACGCCGACGCCCGGCTGGCGCTGGAGGTCTTCTGCTACCGCATCCGCAAGTACCTGGGCGCCTACTACGCCGTGCTCGGGCGGGTGGACGCGGTCGTCTTCACCGGCGGCATCGGCGAGAACGATCACACGGTGCGCAGCTGCAGCTGCGGCGGCCTGGAGCGGCTCGGCATCCGCCTCGACCCGGAGCGCAATGCCGCCCCCTGCCGCGACGTGCTGGAGGTCTCCGCTGCCAACAGCGAGGTGAAGGTGTTCGCCATCCGCACCAACGAGGAGCTGGAAATCGCCCGCCAGACCCTGGTCTGCCTCGGGCAGAGCTAG
- a CDS encoding response regulator produces MDAFSSGTSSTLLVVDDVPQNLSIMGDLLQNAGYRVRVANSGRSALRYAALEPVPDLILLDVMMPEMDGYAVLEQLRREPLTRDIPIIFLTALNDARDEEHGLGLGAADYITKPIQPTVVLARVRTQLQAKLARDWLHDQNAALEAEVARRMAENELIQTVGIRALAHLAEIRDTETGNHILRTQGYVQALATRLRTHPRFAAALTDHAIRLLARSAPLHDIGKVGIPDAILLKPGPLTPDEWTVMKTHAELGARAIEHAERDIDQPVEFLSLAKEIAHWHHERWDGTGYPDGLAGDAIPLSARLMALADVFDALISPRVYKPPIPFAEARGIIVDGRGLHFDPDVVDAFLAIYDEFVAIAARYSDNG; encoded by the coding sequence ATGGATGCTTTCTCCTCCGGCACCTCGTCCACACTGCTGGTGGTGGATGACGTCCCCCAGAACCTGAGCATCATGGGAGATCTGCTGCAGAACGCGGGCTACCGTGTGCGGGTAGCGAACTCGGGCCGCAGCGCGCTGCGGTATGCCGCCCTGGAGCCCGTTCCCGATCTCATCCTGCTGGACGTCATGATGCCGGAGATGGATGGCTACGCGGTCCTGGAGCAGCTGCGCCGGGAGCCGCTCACCCGGGACATCCCGATCATCTTTCTCACCGCCCTGAACGATGCCCGCGACGAGGAGCACGGCCTCGGGCTCGGGGCGGCCGACTACATCACCAAGCCCATCCAGCCGACCGTGGTGCTGGCCCGGGTCCGCACCCAGCTGCAGGCCAAGCTGGCGCGGGACTGGCTGCACGACCAGAACGCCGCCCTCGAAGCCGAGGTGGCACGGCGCATGGCCGAGAACGAGCTGATCCAGACGGTCGGCATCCGGGCCCTGGCCCACCTGGCCGAGATCCGCGACACGGAGACCGGCAACCACATCCTGCGCACCCAGGGCTACGTCCAGGCCCTCGCCACGCGGCTGCGGACCCATCCCCGCTTCGCCGCCGCCCTCACCGACCACGCCATCAGGCTGCTGGCCCGTTCCGCCCCGCTCCACGACATCGGCAAGGTGGGCATCCCCGACGCCATCCTGCTGAAACCCGGCCCCCTCACCCCGGATGAGTGGACCGTCATGAAAACCCACGCCGAGCTCGGGGCCCGGGCCATCGAACATGCCGAGCGGGACATCGACCAGCCGGTGGAATTCCTCTCCCTGGCCAAGGAGATCGCCCACTGGCACCACGAGCGCTGGGACGGCACCGGCTACCCGGATGGCCTGGCCGGCGACGCCATACCCCTCTCCGCCCGGCTCATGGCCCTGGCCGATGTCTTCGACGCCCTCATCTCGCCCCGGGTCTACAAACCGCCGATACCCTTCGCCGAGGCCCGCGGGATCATCGTGGACGGACGCGGCCTGCACTTCGACCCGGACGTGGTGGACGCATTTCTCGCCATCTACGACGAGTTCGTCGCCATCGCCGCCCGCTACAGCGACAACGGCTGA
- a CDS encoding Rieske 2Fe-2S domain-containing protein: MSDALNYLVKARPEAMGAYFKFLKGAGDHLDVRTRDLISVITKVAVQTEGGFRQYLTRALRNGASPDEVIDALLMAFPVLGLARIVWAADILLEMDIPEFRPENLGVEPSWHDIAPMAAVTDGEVTFHEADGRHLFVWRDGEELRVYDSRCPHQVTDIPHLALEGRRLTCPRHHWAFDIETGECVAVGNRPLRRFKHQVVEGRLHGWW, encoded by the coding sequence ATGAGCGATGCGTTGAACTACCTGGTCAAGGCCCGGCCCGAGGCCATGGGCGCCTACTTCAAGTTCCTCAAGGGGGCCGGCGACCACCTGGACGTGAGGACCCGCGACCTCATCTCGGTCATCACCAAGGTGGCGGTGCAGACCGAGGGGGGCTTCCGGCAGTACCTCACCCGGGCGCTGCGCAACGGCGCCAGCCCCGACGAGGTGATCGACGCCCTGCTCATGGCCTTCCCCGTGCTGGGGCTGGCCAGGATCGTCTGGGCCGCCGATATCCTGCTGGAGATGGATATCCCCGAGTTCCGCCCCGAGAACCTGGGGGTGGAGCCCTCCTGGCACGACATCGCGCCCATGGCGGCGGTGACGGACGGCGAGGTCACCTTCCACGAGGCCGACGGGCGCCACCTGTTCGTCTGGCGCGACGGCGAGGAGCTGCGGGTCTACGACAGCCGCTGCCCGCACCAGGTCACGGACATCCCCCACCTGGCCCTGGAAGGCCGCCGCCTCACCTGCCCCAGGCACCACTGGGCCTTCGACATCGAAACCGGCGAGTGCGTGGCCGTCGGCAACCGGCCCCTGCGCAGGTTCAAGCACCAGGTGGTTGAGGGGCGGCTGCACGGCTGGTGGTGA